The Candidatus Methylomirabilis sp. nucleotide sequence CGGGGTGGCACATGCTCAGGTTCACCGGCGCCGGCATCTTGCTCACGGTGACCTTGGCCTTCATTGGACCGATCTCTGCCGATGCCGGTTTAGTGTCCGGACGCGTCAACGATACGAAGGGGAAATTTCAAGCGGGGGGGACTTTCCGTGTGAAAGATTCCACAGGCAAAATGGTCAACGACCACGTGAAGACAGATGAGCGCGGGGGGTACAGTATTTTCCTGCCCCCTGGCGTTTATACGGTAGAATTTAGCGATGGCAGGAACGCAGTAATCCAGAGCCATCCAGAACCTCTTCAGCAGAACATCTACCTGAAGTAAGAGACGGAGCGAAGCCATGCCGGGCAACCCGGAAGAGGGGTCGAGTTCAGAAACAGCCGATCCAGTGCGACGTTCAGGTCGCATCAAGGATGCGGTCGAGATCATTGCCAAACTTGCCACGCCCGTAGCCGTCATTGTGGCAGCATGGGTAG carries:
- a CDS encoding carboxypeptidase-like regulatory domain-containing protein is translated as MLRTGWHMLRFTGAGILLTVTLAFIGPISADAGLVSGRVNDTKGKFQAGGTFRVKDSTGKMVNDHVKTDERGGYSIFLPPGVYTVEFSDGRNAVIQSHPEPLQQNIYLK